A region from the Curtobacterium sp. MCBA15_012 genome encodes:
- a CDS encoding ABC transporter permease → MSTLSPTAVPALPADRPVETTRSWKTPIAYGVFTLLALVLFGFARRPGTATFRLSTSGDFFALPNVPLPAAATGVVVIVLLAIATVYAVVETRGSRRVPLWVTALFALVFVVGFLSWAVAGDSITIPGMLVGALSLSVPLVFGALGGVISERVGVVNIAIEGQFLAGAFTSAMIASLTGSAWVGLVGALVAGVLVSFVLAAFSIKYLVDQVIVGVVINAFISGLTGFLYSQVLSPNQQTLNVGIRFPRIEIPVLHQIPVIGPIFFEQTVVVYLAYVAVAVVTFGLFKTRWGLRLRAVGEHPQAADTVGINVARTRFWNVSLAGAVAGLGGAYFTLDAAGGFTKDMTAGAGYIALAAVIFGRWDPIRATLAALLFGFASNLQNTLAAVGSPVPSEFLLMLPYVVTIFAVAGLVGQSRGPAAAGKPYTKS, encoded by the coding sequence ATGAGCACCCTGAGCCCCACCGCCGTCCCGGCCCTGCCCGCGGACCGTCCCGTCGAGACGACCCGGAGCTGGAAGACCCCGATCGCGTACGGCGTCTTCACGCTGCTCGCACTCGTGCTCTTCGGCTTCGCCCGCCGTCCCGGCACCGCCACCTTCCGGCTCTCGACGTCCGGTGACTTCTTCGCGCTGCCGAACGTGCCGCTCCCGGCGGCCGCGACCGGCGTGGTCGTCATCGTCCTGCTCGCGATCGCGACGGTCTACGCCGTCGTCGAGACCCGCGGGTCGCGCCGCGTCCCGCTCTGGGTCACCGCGCTGTTCGCGCTCGTCTTCGTCGTCGGCTTCCTCAGCTGGGCCGTCGCGGGCGACTCGATCACGATCCCCGGCATGCTCGTCGGCGCGCTGAGCCTCAGCGTCCCGCTCGTGTTCGGCGCGCTCGGCGGCGTGATCTCCGAGCGCGTCGGCGTCGTGAACATCGCCATCGAGGGCCAGTTCCTCGCCGGCGCGTTCACCTCGGCGATGATCGCCTCGCTGACCGGCTCCGCGTGGGTCGGGCTCGTCGGCGCCCTCGTCGCGGGTGTGCTCGTGTCGTTCGTCCTCGCGGCGTTCAGCATCAAGTACCTCGTCGACCAGGTCATCGTCGGTGTCGTCATCAACGCCTTCATCTCGGGTCTGACCGGCTTCCTGTACTCGCAGGTGCTCTCGCCGAACCAGCAGACGCTCAACGTCGGCATCCGGTTCCCCCGCATCGAGATCCCGGTCCTGCACCAGATCCCGGTGATCGGACCGATCTTCTTCGAGCAGACCGTCGTCGTCTACCTGGCGTACGTCGCCGTCGCGGTGGTCACCTTCGGTCTGTTCAAGACGCGCTGGGGCCTGCGCCTCCGCGCGGTCGGCGAGCACCCGCAGGCCGCCGACACGGTCGGCATCAACGTCGCGCGCACCCGGTTCTGGAACGTCTCGCTCGCGGGTGCGGTCGCCGGTCTCGGCGGTGCGTACTTCACGCTCGACGCCGCGGGCGGCTTCACGAAGGACATGACCGCGGGCGCGGGCTACATCGCCCTCGCCGCCGTGATCTTCGGCCGGTGGGACCCGATCCGCGCGACGCTCGCGGCGCTGCTGTTCGGCTTCGCCTCGAACCTGCAGAACACGCTCGCCGCGGTCGGCTCGCCCGTCCCGAGCGAGTTCCTGCTCATGCTGCCCTACGTCGTCACGATCTTCGCGGTCGCCGGCCTGGTCGGGCAGTCGCGCGGACCGGCGGCCGCCGGCAAGCCGTACACCAAGAGCTGA
- a CDS encoding thymidine phosphorylase: protein MAVEPFDTVDLIRTKRSGDALSTPEIDWLVDAYTRGYVEDPQMAALAMAIFLNGMERREIKDLTLAMIASGERMSFGSLGKTTVDKHSTGGVGDKITLPLAPLVASFGVAVPQLSGRGLGHTGGTLDKLESVPGWQASISNDRMMQVLAEVGAVICAAGSGLAPADKKLYALRDITGTVECIPLIASSIMSKKIAEGTGALVLDVKFGSGAFMPTYEASKELAQTMVDLGNDAGVATSALLTDMGVPLGLTIGNALEVRESVEVLAGGGPADVVELTVELASEMLRLAGLPDADPAAALADGRAMDTWRRMIAAQGGDPAADLPVAREQHVVTATESGVLVQQDALPFGIAAWRLGAGRARAQDPVQAGAGIELHVKPGDTVTAGQPLWTLHTDEPERFERALGSLEGAWAIGAAAEPRGPIVRERITS, encoded by the coding sequence ATGGCCGTCGAGCCGTTCGACACCGTCGACCTGATCCGCACCAAGCGCTCCGGCGACGCCCTCAGCACGCCCGAGATCGACTGGCTGGTCGACGCCTACACGCGCGGCTACGTCGAGGACCCGCAGATGGCGGCCCTCGCGATGGCGATCTTCCTGAACGGGATGGAGCGCCGTGAGATCAAGGACCTGACGCTCGCGATGATCGCGTCGGGGGAGCGGATGTCGTTCGGCTCGCTCGGCAAGACGACCGTCGACAAGCACTCCACCGGTGGGGTCGGGGACAAGATCACCCTGCCGCTCGCACCGCTCGTGGCGTCGTTCGGCGTCGCGGTCCCGCAGCTGTCCGGCCGCGGGCTCGGGCACACCGGCGGGACGCTCGACAAGCTCGAGTCGGTGCCCGGCTGGCAGGCGTCGATCTCGAACGACCGCATGATGCAGGTCCTCGCCGAGGTCGGGGCGGTCATCTGCGCCGCGGGCTCCGGACTGGCACCGGCGGACAAGAAGCTCTACGCGCTCCGGGACATCACCGGGACGGTCGAGTGCATCCCGCTCATCGCGTCGAGCATCATGTCGAAGAAGATCGCCGAGGGCACCGGGGCGCTCGTGCTCGACGTGAAGTTCGGTTCCGGCGCGTTCATGCCGACCTACGAGGCCTCCAAGGAGCTCGCGCAGACGATGGTCGACCTCGGGAACGACGCCGGGGTGGCGACCTCGGCGCTCCTCACCGACATGGGCGTGCCGCTCGGCCTGACCATCGGCAACGCCCTCGAGGTGCGCGAGTCGGTGGAGGTGCTCGCGGGCGGTGGCCCGGCCGACGTGGTCGAGCTGACCGTCGAGCTGGCGTCGGAGATGCTGCGGCTCGCCGGTCTGCCGGACGCCGACCCGGCGGCCGCGCTGGCCGACGGCCGGGCGATGGACACCTGGCGGCGGATGATCGCGGCGCAGGGCGGCGACCCCGCGGCGGACCTGCCGGTCGCCCGCGAGCAGCACGTCGTCACCGCGACCGAGTCCGGTGTGCTCGTCCAGCAGGACGCGCTGCCGTTCGGCATCGCCGCCTGGCGTCTCGGCGCCGGTCGGGCCCGGGCGCAGGACCCCGTGCAGGCGGGCGCGGGCATCGAGCTGCACGTGAAGCCCGGCGACACCGTCACGGCGGGGCAGCCGCTGTGGACGCTGCACACCGACGAGCCGGAGCGGTTCGAGCGGGCGCTCGGGTCGCTCGAGGGCGCGTGGGCGATCGGGGCCGCGGCGGAGCCGCGCGGGCCGATCGTGCGGGAGCGCATCACCTCCTGA
- a CDS encoding cytidine deaminase — MTVDVDWAVLREAATAAMGRAYAPYSSFPVGAAALTDDGRVVSGCNIENASYGVTLCAECSLVSQLHMTGGGKLVAFTCVDGDGATLMPCGRCRQLLFEHSAEGMLLETVSGIRTIDEVLPDAFGPRTLATYQEEH; from the coding sequence GTGACCGTCGACGTCGACTGGGCCGTCCTGCGGGAGGCGGCGACCGCCGCCATGGGGCGCGCCTACGCGCCGTACTCGTCGTTCCCGGTGGGGGCCGCGGCCCTCACCGACGACGGGCGCGTCGTGTCCGGCTGCAACATCGAGAACGCGTCGTACGGGGTCACCCTGTGCGCCGAGTGCTCGCTCGTGTCCCAGCTGCACATGACCGGCGGCGGCAAGCTCGTCGCGTTCACCTGCGTGGACGGCGACGGCGCGACCCTGATGCCCTGCGGGCGGTGCCGGCAGCTGCTGTTCGAGCACTCGGCCGAGGGCATGCTCCTCGAGACCGTCTCCGGCATCCGCACCATCGACGAGGTCCTGCCGGACGCCTTCGGGCCGCGGACCCTCGCCACCTACCAGGAAGAGCACTGA